The following proteins are co-located in the Flectobacillus major DSM 103 genome:
- a CDS encoding DUF5686 and carboxypeptidase-like regulatory domain-containing protein — MFTKTLFRLYPLILFFFFQSLSSHAQFVITGRVTDAKNGDPLPFATVGIQGKNIGAQTNFEGVFTIRAKVLGDSLYVSTIGYKTRKKALDKNAPSQTLDFQLTPEAKSLDEVIVYSGENPAFKILRKLRENSATNDRKRLSAYEYDSYSKMELDVDNISEKFKEKKVMKQIQGAIAKFEKIAGEDGKAVIPTFISETISKYYYRESPSRKKEMVLKNNVKGVGVKEGGFVSQLVGGNLFANYNFYNSYVPFLGKDIISPIGENWKGTYKWFLSDTTDIDGHVCYGLEFDPKNDKDLVFVGKAYIDTTSFALVQIDATVGKEANINFIDKIKISQELEQTAEGAWLPAKTRFLVDIAELSKNSAGMLLKMYISNRNFVVNKPKELSFYDLPIEVADDAKETDPKFWQEARHDPLSPQDLLASKLIDTVRNVPIVKTYVEIAEIIASGYKRFDGIEIGPYLYSFAFNRIEGMRLRMGFRTNAGFSKQWVLKGFAGIGTRDLKLKYGGEVDYIFSRRHWTVAGLRHTYDLERIGLTPELIADNKIFYAFTRWGNYFGAFYRRENELFFKTEPVKGITLSASITQRNFDPLFKFQYRTQPDLEHASPSKDFYDDTFLTLEARITKNETYIMDGNERITLDTKRVPVVTLAYQRGLKGFLNGDFNYDRFTAKVFQTFRLGTLGRSTYILQAGYTPSNLPAPLLFPHLGNQTFFFNRAAFNTMHYFEFVSDKYASLQYTHNFEGLFFNRIPAIRQLKWRFLTSANILYGSQRKENLKLMEDAIPVFNPRHKDGELEPRYNFSALDPSIPYVEVGYGIDNILKILRVQAFHRLTYLDHAAPDGRRPAKFAIKASVHFSF, encoded by the coding sequence ATGTTTACAAAAACGCTCTTTAGACTTTACCCATTAATTCTATTTTTCTTCTTCCAATCGCTAAGTAGCCATGCACAGTTTGTTATTACTGGGCGTGTTACCGATGCAAAAAATGGCGACCCTCTGCCATTTGCTACTGTAGGTATTCAAGGTAAAAATATTGGTGCTCAAACCAACTTTGAAGGTGTATTTACTATTAGAGCAAAAGTCCTTGGCGATTCGCTGTATGTGAGTACGATAGGCTACAAAACCCGAAAGAAGGCTCTTGATAAAAATGCCCCTTCACAAACACTAGATTTTCAGCTTACTCCCGAGGCCAAATCCTTAGATGAGGTGATTGTATATTCTGGCGAAAATCCTGCTTTTAAAATTCTAAGAAAATTACGAGAAAACAGTGCCACCAATGACCGAAAAAGGCTAAGTGCTTATGAATATGATTCATATTCAAAAATGGAACTGGATGTTGATAATATCTCAGAGAAATTTAAGGAAAAGAAAGTCATGAAGCAGATTCAAGGAGCTATTGCTAAATTTGAGAAAATAGCAGGTGAAGATGGCAAAGCTGTAATTCCTACTTTTATTTCAGAAACCATTTCAAAATATTATTATCGTGAAAGCCCATCACGAAAAAAAGAGATGGTGCTTAAGAATAATGTAAAAGGTGTTGGCGTAAAGGAAGGTGGCTTTGTATCACAGTTGGTTGGAGGTAATTTGTTTGCTAATTATAACTTCTACAATAGCTATGTTCCTTTTTTGGGCAAAGATATTATTTCGCCTATCGGCGAAAACTGGAAAGGTACTTACAAATGGTTTTTGTCCGATACCACCGATATAGATGGACACGTATGTTACGGACTGGAATTTGACCCTAAAAACGACAAAGATTTGGTATTTGTAGGTAAGGCCTATATCGACACTACATCGTTTGCTTTGGTGCAAATAGACGCTACTGTGGGCAAAGAAGCTAATATCAACTTTATTGATAAAATCAAGATTTCACAAGAATTAGAACAAACGGCAGAAGGTGCTTGGTTACCAGCCAAAACACGATTCTTAGTGGATATTGCCGAGCTTTCGAAAAATTCGGCAGGGATGCTCCTGAAAATGTATATTTCTAATAGAAACTTTGTCGTAAATAAGCCTAAAGAGCTATCTTTCTATGATTTGCCAATAGAAGTGGCAGACGATGCCAAGGAAACAGACCCTAAATTTTGGCAAGAAGCAAGACACGACCCGTTGAGTCCACAAGATTTATTGGCATCGAAACTAATAGATACCGTACGAAATGTGCCAATTGTAAAAACATACGTAGAAATTGCCGAAATCATAGCCAGTGGCTACAAGCGATTTGATGGTATTGAAATAGGCCCTTACCTCTATTCATTTGCTTTTAATAGAATAGAAGGAATGCGTTTGCGTATGGGCTTTAGAACCAACGCTGGTTTTAGCAAGCAATGGGTGTTGAAGGGTTTTGCGGGTATTGGTACAAGAGATTTGAAATTAAAGTATGGTGGCGAAGTAGATTATATATTCTCGCGTCGTCATTGGACTGTAGCTGGCCTGCGTCATACCTACGACTTAGAGCGTATAGGCTTGACTCCTGAGTTGATTGCCGATAACAAAATATTTTATGCTTTTACTCGTTGGGGTAATTATTTTGGGGCATTTTATCGCCGAGAAAATGAGCTTTTTTTCAAGACAGAACCCGTAAAAGGTATTACGCTGTCGGCATCAATAACACAACGAAACTTTGACCCTCTCTTTAAGTTTCAGTACAGAACTCAACCCGACTTAGAACATGCGTCACCCTCAAAGGACTTCTATGATGATACCTTTCTAACTTTGGAAGCACGAATTACCAAAAATGAAACTTATATTATGGATGGCAACGAGCGAATCACACTTGATACCAAACGTGTTCCTGTAGTAACGCTTGCTTATCAGCGTGGGCTTAAAGGGTTTTTGAATGGTGATTTTAACTATGACCGTTTTACTGCAAAGGTGTTTCAAACGTTCCGTTTGGGTACACTAGGCCGTTCAACGTATATTTTACAAGCAGGATATACGCCCTCAAATTTGCCAGCACCGTTATTATTCCCGCATCTAGGTAACCAAACTTTTTTCTTTAATAGAGCTGCGTTTAATACGATGCACTACTTTGAGTTTGTGAGCGATAAATACGCATCGTTACAGTATACGCATAATTTTGAAGGGTTGTTCTTTAATAGAATTCCCGCTATTCGTCAATTAAAATGGCGTTTTCTTACTTCTGCCAATATTCTTTATGGAAGCCAAAGAAAAGAAAATCTTAAATTAATGGAAGATGCCATACCTGTATTTAACCCTCGTCATAAAGATGGTGAGCTAGAACCACGATACAATTTCTCTGCTCTTGATCCTTCAATACCTTATGTTGAGGTAGGTTATGGAATTGATAATATCCTGAAAATTTTGCGAGTTCAAGCTTTCCATCGTTTAACTTACCTTGACCACGCTGCACCAGATGGGCGTCGTCCAGCCAAATTTGCGATTAAAGCTTCTGTTCACTTCTCGTTTTAA
- a CDS encoding sensor histidine kinase, translated as MTENKMNVEVALKSDSRHIGRHVIIWVLYTIYFSLLLHFFYGEPINIQFIVLSIVYRIADAMLFYGNAFFILPRYFTTKKIFQFILSFSVLLLLYFLYRLIAEKYVSGVLLGLEKDKLLDIKQMLSLTIFNANTYIMFSFGYYYAVKSIKQQIEIAQKEIAIAEKDAEIARQDAELAILAKEKTLAEMAFLRAQINPHFMYNTLNMLYSKVRGASKEAGNIILTFAEMMRYATSTRMQQDTVDLEGELDFVKQYLELQKQRFSNNIFIDFEESGDFSCYRIMPMVLITIIENSFKHGELSEPEYPLQIRAIIEDDVLTFSTWNLKRKDENPITDKGQTGIGMDNIKKRLKVVHGDAQEICVIDDKDDYAVIFTLNFNPK; from the coding sequence ATGACTGAAAATAAGATGAATGTTGAAGTAGCATTAAAATCCGACTCTAGGCATATAGGGAGACATGTAATTATTTGGGTGTTGTACACAATCTATTTTAGCTTGTTACTTCACTTTTTTTATGGCGAGCCAATCAATATACAGTTTATTGTGTTGTCGATTGTGTATAGGATAGCGGATGCAATGCTTTTTTACGGCAATGCTTTTTTTATTTTACCTAGATATTTTACAACTAAAAAAATTTTTCAGTTTATTCTATCATTTTCAGTGTTGTTACTTCTATATTTTTTATATAGGCTAATCGCCGAGAAATATGTTAGTGGAGTATTGCTAGGGTTAGAGAAAGATAAACTACTTGACATCAAGCAGATGTTATCGCTAACAATATTTAATGCCAACACCTATATTATGTTTAGTTTTGGGTATTACTATGCTGTAAAATCTATTAAGCAACAAATAGAAATAGCCCAAAAAGAAATTGCAATTGCAGAAAAAGATGCAGAAATTGCAAGGCAAGATGCAGAGCTGGCAATTTTGGCAAAAGAAAAAACATTGGCAGAAATGGCCTTTCTACGAGCCCAAATCAATCCACATTTTATGTACAATACCCTCAATATGTTGTACAGTAAAGTAAGGGGAGCATCAAAAGAAGCAGGTAATATTATTTTGACTTTTGCCGAGATGATGCGTTATGCCACCAGTACCCGTATGCAACAAGATACGGTAGATTTGGAAGGCGAGTTGGATTTTGTCAAGCAGTATTTAGAACTCCAAAAGCAACGATTCAGTAATAATATTTTTATTGATTTTGAAGAATCAGGAGATTTTAGTTGTTACCGGATTATGCCAATGGTATTAATTACTATTATAGAAAATAGTTTTAAGCATGGCGAGCTGAGCGAACCCGAATACCCTCTACAAATTAGGGCTATTATTGAAGATGATGTATTGACCTTTTCGACATGGAACTTAAAGCGAAAAGACGAAAATCCTATTACAGACAAAGGTCAAACTGGAATTGGTATGGATAATATCAAAAAACGCTTGAAAGTAGTACATGGCGATGCCCAAGAAATTTGCGTTATTGATGATAAGGATGATTATGCTGTTATATTTACCTTAAATTTTAACCCTAAATGA
- a CDS encoding LytR/AlgR family response regulator transcription factor, translating into MINCVAVDDEQSALDIVVDYINDTPFLNLVAATTNPMEAVGILQSKEVDLVFADIQMPRMNGMNLVSLFDGRVKFIMTTGYQEYALKSFEYGVLDYLVKPFSYQRFLKAVNKMPFHMTLVDEAKTPVQEAAPVKREEFIFVKVDVKGKFHKVLFKDVVYMEAQKNYASIYMKDERISTNLTLSDLEKRLPSDRFMRVHRSYIISMEKITGIEGDEVLLDKVVRIPIGDTYSDDFTKVIEGSIFFKDKDSATLIDKRLTN; encoded by the coding sequence ATGATTAACTGTGTCGCAGTAGATGATGAACAATCTGCTTTAGATATTGTGGTGGATTATATTAATGATACGCCATTTCTTAATTTAGTTGCCGCCACGACCAATCCAATGGAAGCTGTAGGCATATTGCAATCTAAAGAAGTGGATTTGGTGTTCGCTGATATTCAAATGCCCCGAATGAACGGAATGAACCTTGTGAGCCTTTTTGATGGAAGGGTTAAATTTATCATGACTACAGGGTATCAGGAATACGCCCTCAAGAGCTTTGAATATGGGGTTTTAGATTATTTGGTTAAACCATTTTCGTATCAAAGATTTTTGAAGGCTGTTAATAAAATGCCTTTCCACATGACTTTGGTTGATGAAGCCAAAACGCCAGTACAAGAAGCTGCTCCTGTAAAAAGAGAAGAGTTTATTTTTGTAAAAGTGGATGTAAAAGGCAAATTTCATAAAGTCTTGTTCAAAGATGTAGTTTATATGGAAGCCCAAAAGAACTATGCTTCTATATATATGAAAGACGAGAGAATATCTACCAACTTAACGTTATCTGATTTAGAAAAGCGTTTACCTTCCGACCGCTTCATGCGTGTACACCGCTCATATATAATTTCGATGGAAAAAATTACAGGTATCGAAGGCGACGAAGTACTGCTCGACAAAGTCGTAAGAATTCCGATTGGAGATACCTATTCCGACGATTTTACGAAGGTTATAGAGGGCAGTATTTTCTTTAAAGATAAAGACAGTGCTACCTTAATAGATAAGCGATTGACCAACTAA